A window of the Buteo buteo chromosome 8, bButBut1.hap1.1, whole genome shotgun sequence genome harbors these coding sequences:
- the BTLA gene encoding B- and T-lymphocyte attenuator, whose translation MKAPPLMLIKRILLYILLVMLAESNHQVYGSDATNCAVEIQVKRHSLYKIHVGNSLTISCPVRYCKEKPVMQWCKMEMERCVQLKVGTAEWKSNMFTLEVLSIHQNDSGLYRCRAIANNLSSESHGIQVIVEEKSANIITISPENTTSISEESQGSGNYKILHIIYASASVGLCCPFIVVCMFWCLRRYHAKQKRTPLTQQRKESLVRSPAAAGTTEASEESCSPYYCSMASPMQALHGNTVYDNDVPPWNAQRTAPNAPRNDPVAPSIPVLLESPDVLTYAALDHSASAERCQRRALTVENEFTEYASINVN comes from the exons gatCTGATGCCACCAATTGTGCAGTTGAAATTCAAGTTAAAAGACACTCCCTGTACAAAATTCATGTTGGGAACTCTTTGACTATAAGCTGCCCAGTTCGTTACTGCAAGGAAAAGCCAGTCATGCAGTGGTGCAAGATGGAGATGGAGAGGTGTGTGCAGCTGAAGGTGGGCACAGCAGAATGGAAGTCCAACATGTTTACTCTGGAGGTTCTCTCAATTCATCAGAATGACAGTGGACTTTATCGTTGTCGAGCAATAGCGAACAATTTGTCCAGTGAGAGCCATGGAATACAGGTTATTGTTGAAG aaaagtctGCAAACATTATCACAATTTCACCAGAAA ATACCACTAGCATCTCAGAAGAATCCCAAGGATCTGGAAACTACAAGATATTGCACATTATTTATGCTTCAGCATCTGTGGGTCTATGTTGTCCATTCATTGTTGTATGCATGTTTTGGTGTCTAAGGAGGTACCATG caaagcaaaagagaacTCCATTAACccaacagagaaaagaaagcctg GTCAGAagtccagcagctgctgggacaaCTGAAGCTTCAGAAGAAAGCTGCTCACCTTACTATTGCTCCATGGCTAGCCCAATGCAGGCCTTGCACGGCAACACAGTTTATGACAACGATGTCCCTCCCTGGAACGCTCAGAGGACAGCACCAAATGCACCTCGCAATGATCCTGTTGCTCCTTCCATCCCAGTTTTACTTGAAAGCCCAGACGTCCTCACATATGCTGCACTAGATcattctgcttctgcagaaagatGCCAGAGAAGGGCACTAACTGTAGAAAACGAATTTACAGAATACGCCTCCATTAATGTAAATTAA